In one window of Rhodoglobus vestalii DNA:
- a CDS encoding DUF3117 domain-containing protein: protein MAAMKPRTGDGPMEAVKEGRLIIVRVPLEGGGRLVVSVNDDEAKELHDALAGVVAAV, encoded by the coding sequence ATGGCAGCCATGAAACCGAGAACCGGTGACGGGCCGATGGAGGCTGTCAAAGAGGGTCGTCTCATCATTGTTCGCGTGCCCCTTGAAGGTGGCGGTCGTCTCGTTGTTTCTGTTAACGACGACGAGGCCAAAGAACTCCATGATGCTCTTGCAGGTGTTGTAGCCGCCGTTTAA